Proteins from a single region of Juglans microcarpa x Juglans regia isolate MS1-56 chromosome 5S, Jm3101_v1.0, whole genome shotgun sequence:
- the LOC121268477 gene encoding nuclear transcription factor Y subunit B-6 isoform X1: MERGAGFNGYHKIPSNSPVVTGRKLTNIKIRPAPETNHISNHATIDDSECTVREQDRFMPIANVIRIMRKILPPHAKISDDAKETIQECVSEYISFITGEANERCQREQRKTITAEDVLWAMSKLGFDDYIEPLTVYLHRYREMEGDRGSMRGEPLGKRGVEFGTLGVAATFAPVFHMAGGHHQHGFFGGADHHMGGGYLRDSTINAGPSQQQAAGVNGEAHPQYK, encoded by the exons atGGAACGTGGAGCAGGCTTCAATGGCTACCACAAAATCCCCTCCAATAGCCCTG TTGTTACGGGGAGGAAGCtaacaaatatcaaaatacggCCGGCGCCGGAGACCAACCACATCAGCAATCATGCAACCATTGATGACAGTGAATGCACTGTGAGGGAGCAAGACAGGTTCATGCCGATTGCCAACGTGATAAGGATCATGCGCAAGATCCTCCCGCCTCATGCCAAGATCTCCGACGATGCAAAGGAGACCATCCAAGAGTGCGTCTCCGAGTACATCAGCTTCATCACCGGCGAGGCCAACGAGCGTTGCCAACGCGAGCAGCGCAAGACCATCACTGCCGAGGACGTGCTCTGGGCCATGAGCAAGCTGGGGTTCGACGACTACATCGAGCCCCTCACTGTGTACCTCCACCGCTACAGGGAGATGGAGGGCGACCGTGGCTCCATGAGAGGCGAACCGCTGGGGAAGAGGGGCGTCGAGTTTGGCACGCTCGGGGTTGCTGCAACATTTGCACCGGTGTTTCACATGGCCGGTGGACATCATCAACATGGGTTTTTTGGAGGTGCAGATCATCACATGGGGGGTGGATATCTGAGGGATTCGACCATTAATGCGGGCCCTTCCCAGCAGCAGGCAGCAGGGGTGAACGGTGAAGCACATCCCCAGTATAAATGA
- the LOC121268477 gene encoding nuclear transcription factor Y subunit B-6 isoform X2, which produces MERGAGFNGYHKIPSNSPGRKLTNIKIRPAPETNHISNHATIDDSECTVREQDRFMPIANVIRIMRKILPPHAKISDDAKETIQECVSEYISFITGEANERCQREQRKTITAEDVLWAMSKLGFDDYIEPLTVYLHRYREMEGDRGSMRGEPLGKRGVEFGTLGVAATFAPVFHMAGGHHQHGFFGGADHHMGGGYLRDSTINAGPSQQQAAGVNGEAHPQYK; this is translated from the exons atGGAACGTGGAGCAGGCTTCAATGGCTACCACAAAATCCCCTCCAATAGCC CGGGGAGGAAGCtaacaaatatcaaaatacggCCGGCGCCGGAGACCAACCACATCAGCAATCATGCAACCATTGATGACAGTGAATGCACTGTGAGGGAGCAAGACAGGTTCATGCCGATTGCCAACGTGATAAGGATCATGCGCAAGATCCTCCCGCCTCATGCCAAGATCTCCGACGATGCAAAGGAGACCATCCAAGAGTGCGTCTCCGAGTACATCAGCTTCATCACCGGCGAGGCCAACGAGCGTTGCCAACGCGAGCAGCGCAAGACCATCACTGCCGAGGACGTGCTCTGGGCCATGAGCAAGCTGGGGTTCGACGACTACATCGAGCCCCTCACTGTGTACCTCCACCGCTACAGGGAGATGGAGGGCGACCGTGGCTCCATGAGAGGCGAACCGCTGGGGAAGAGGGGCGTCGAGTTTGGCACGCTCGGGGTTGCTGCAACATTTGCACCGGTGTTTCACATGGCCGGTGGACATCATCAACATGGGTTTTTTGGAGGTGCAGATCATCACATGGGGGGTGGATATCTGAGGGATTCGACCATTAATGCGGGCCCTTCCCAGCAGCAGGCAGCAGGGGTGAACGGTGAAGCACATCCCCAGTATAAATGA
- the LOC121268491 gene encoding tRNA (guanine(9)-N1)-methyltransferase, protein MEATENDQSALETPPDPAPTPPQQPLSKSAQKKLLKQQRFEAKKAEKKALTKQQKRQDLERRRKEWEETLASVTEEERSKLIESRRSLRKERMEKRSEERGRKIERLTGARDLGQKIVIDLDFAHLMTPTEIHSLVQQIMYCYAVNGRCSSPCHLWLTGCEGEMGSQLQRLPGFDKWIIEKEDRSYMEALEDQKEHLVYLTADAETVLEELDPKKIYIVGGLVDRNRWKGITMKKAKEQGIQTAKLPIGSYLKMSSSQVLTVNQVIEILLKFMETKDWKVSFFQVIPQRKRPEADSEGYQKVEGEEKEEKDQLDSKKKCIEVPS, encoded by the exons ATGGAGGCCACGGAAAATGACCAAAGCGCCCTCGAAACCCCGCCGGATCCCGCCCCCACCCCCCCTCAACAACCTCTCTCGAAGAGCGCCCAGAAGAAGCTACTGAAGCAACAGAGGTTCGAGGCGAAGAAAGCGGAGAAGAAGGCCCTAACGAAGCAGCAAAAGAGGCAAGATTTGGAGCGGAGGCGAAAGGAGTGGGAGGAGACTTTGGCCAGCGTAACCGAAGAGGAGCGATCGAAGCTCATCGAGTCCCGCAGGAGCCTGAGGAAGGAGAGGATGGAGAAGAGGTcggaggagagagggaggaagatCGAGAGGCTCACTGGAGCCAGAGATTTGGGCCAGAAGATCGTCATAGACCTCGACTTCGCTCACCTCATGACCCCCACTGAGATTCACAGTCTCGTTCAACAG ATTATGTATTGTTATGCGGTGAATGGAAGATGCTCTAGCCCTTGCCATCTCTGGTTAACGGGTTGCGAGGGAGAAATGGGAAGCCAATTGCAAAGACTCCCGGGGTTTGATAAGTGGATAATTGAGAAGGAAGATCGATCATATATGGAAGCATTAGAAGATCAAAAGGAACACTTGGTGTATCTCACGGCCGATGCAGAAACTGTTCTCGAGGAACTTGATCCCAAGAAGATATATATTGTTGGTGGGTTAGTGGACCGTAATCGGTGGAAAGGGATAACCATGAAGAAAGCAAAAGAGCAAGGAATCCAGACAGCGAAGCTCCCGATTGGGAGTTACTTGAAGATGTCAAGTTCCCAG GTCCTAACTGTGAACCAAGTGATAGAGATACTCCTCAAGTTTATGGAAACAAAGGATTggaaagtttctttttttcaagtgaTTCCTCAAAGGAAAAGACCTGAAGCTGATTCAGAAGGATATCAGAAAGTAGAAggggaagaaaaggaagagaaagatcAATTGGATTCAAAAAAGAAGTGTATTGAAGTCCCTTCCTAG